The Firmicutes bacterium HGW-Firmicutes-1 sequence ATAATAATTCCTTCCTTCTAATTAGTTGTGTCTTCATTTATGTGAGTAAAGCCTTCTTTAAATATGTTATTTACATGGTCGTCATCAAGAGAATAATAGACTATTTTTCCATCCTTTCTATATTTAACTAATCTAGCATCCTTCAAAACTTTTAATTGATGGGAGATTGCAGATTGTGTCATATTGAGTAGTACTGCAATATCACAAACACACATTTCTGATTCTGCTAAGCCTGAGAGAATTTGAATTCTAGTTGTATCACCAAATACTTTGAAGAGGTCAGCCAAATCATATAGATTTTCTTCGGAAGGCATTTTATTTCGTACATTTCTAACCACATCTTCATGTATTACATTACAATTGCATTTTTCAATTTCATTTTTACGAACCATCTTATTACTCCTTTTTCTCTGTCTATTAACATATGAACAAACATTCATATGTTATGGTGTAATTATAGTGCAAATATTAACAAATGTCAAGAATTATATGAATGAACATTCATGCGTCTCTGAACCAGTTATGATAATGTCCTAGTATATCATTTGTGATTATGTCCCATTTCAAATCAATGGTTTATAATATACCCTCATGAATATTTCCATCGAGGCGATAACCACTCAATTAACGAAACAGAGATAAAAGCATTTTTTCTTCAAGATGAATATGAAAGGCAGTAAGTGTTCATTTTTCGCCCGACCGGCCAAAGGGTAAGGCCAGAAAAATCTAGTGCTTATGTTTTAGTTTTATTGGGACATTTTCAAAAATGCTTGACAGAGTTCCATGAACGAACATCCATGTGTTCCTAGAAAAAAATGATTGTGTAGTATATTAAATAATATTTAACATTATATTAGCCAATGTTTGTTGCATTAAACAGGAGTAAGGATTATATTAATAGGAGATGTTTATGCATTTTAAGCGAATGGAATGCGGAAGATTTGCAATATTAACTTAAAGCTATTGCTGTGAAAATAATTATTGTAACATTATATTGATATATATCTTTCTGAAATCATAACTTATCGAAAGGAAGTAAATTATGGAATTTGATAAAGTCAAAGAAGCTCTCATTAATTTAAAAGGAATCATTAAGGAAACAAAACTAATACATAGTAAAGTATTTAGCAAAGAAAGTGGTAATGAAATATATATTAAACCTGAAAACTTGCAAATAACAGGCTCCTTTAAAATTCGCGGAGCTTATAATATGATTCATAATCTTAGTGATGAAAGTAAGAAAAAAGGATTGGTGGCTGCATCTGCTGGAAATCATGCACAAGGTGTTGCTTTTTCAGCTAGAGAATTAAATGTTCCCGCGTGTATCGTGATGCCTAAAACGACACCTTTAATTAAGGTTGAAGCAACAAGAGCCTATGGTGCAGAGGTGATTTTATATGGTGATTGTTATGATGAAGCACACCATAGAGCAATGGCCCTTCAGGACGAAAAAGGCTATACTTTTGTACATCCCTTTGATGATGAAGAAGTCATTGCAGGGCAAGGGACAATTGGTGTAGAGATTGTTGAAGAGCTAAGCAAGGTGGATTATATTATTGTGCCAATTGGTGGAGGAGGTTTGATCAGTGGTGTAGCATTGGCTGCTAAGTCCATCAATCCAAATGTAAAAATAATCGGAGTTGAACCAGAAGGTGCAATGGCTATGAGCCTATCGATTCATGAAAATAGATTAATAGAGCTTGCAAAAGTTGATACGATTGCTGAAGGCGTTGCAG is a genomic window containing:
- a CDS encoding transcriptional regulator; the protein is MVRKNEIEKCNCNVIHEDVVRNVRNKMPSEENLYDLADLFKVFGDTTRIQILSGLAESEMCVCDIAVLLNMTQSAISHQLKVLKDARLVKYRKDGKIVYYSLDDDHVNNIFKEGFTHINEDTTN
- a CDS encoding threonine ammonia-lyase, which codes for MEFDKVKEALINLKGIIKETKLIHSKVFSKESGNEIYIKPENLQITGSFKIRGAYNMIHNLSDESKKKGLVAASAGNHAQGVAFSARELNVPACIVMPKTTPLIKVEATRAYGAEVILYGDCYDEAHHRAMALQDEKGYTFVHPFDDEEVIAGQGTIGVEIVEELSKVDYIIVPIGGGGLISGVALAAKSINPNVKIIGVEPEGAMAMSLSIHENRLIELAKVDTIAEGVAVKKPGINTFEIVKQYVDEIVTVSDVDIMDAFLLLLEKEKLIAENAGVLSLAALKKLNIKDKNIVCIVSGGNIDVVTISELINRGLVIRGRVFCFSVELTDRPGELLKISTLLANLNANIIKLDHNQFKTIDRFKQVFLEVSLETNGHKHIQEIKDSLKENGYELQVVY